A portion of the Bubalus kerabau isolate K-KA32 ecotype Philippines breed swamp buffalo chromosome 1, PCC_UOA_SB_1v2, whole genome shotgun sequence genome contains these proteins:
- the MYF5 gene encoding myogenic factor 5, with product MDMMDGCQFSPSEYFYDGSCIPSPEGEFGDEFEPRVAAFGAHKADLQGSDEDEHVRAPTGHHQAGHCLMWACKACKRKSTTMDRRKAATMRERRRLKKVNQAFDTLKRCTTTNPNQRLPKVEILRNAIRYIESLQELLREQVENYYSLPGQSCSEPTSPTSSCSDGMPECNSPIWSRKSSSFDSVYCPDVPNVYATDKSSLSSLDCLSSIVDRITNSEQPGLPLQDPASLSPVASTDSQPATPGASSSRLIYHVL from the exons ATGGACATGATGGACGGCTGCCAGTTCTCGCCCTCTGAGTACTTCTACGACGGTTCCTGCATCCCATCCCCCGAGGGCGAGTTCGGGGACGAGTTTGAGCCGCGAGTGGCTGCTTTCGGGGCTCACAAGGCAGACCTGCAAGGCTCAGACGAGGACGAGCACGTGCGAGCACCCACGGGCCACCACCAGGCCGGCCACTGCCTCATGTGGGCCTGCAAAGCATGCAAGAGGAAGTCCACCACCATGGATCGGCGGAAGGCGGCCACCATGCGTGAGCGGAGACGCCTGAAGAAGGTCAACCAGGCTTTCGACACGCTCAAGCGATGCACCACGACCAACCCTAACCAGAGGCTGCCCAAGGTGGAGATCCTCAGGAATGCCATTCGCTACATTGAGAGTCTGCAGGAGCTGCTAAGGGAACAGGTGGAAAACTACTATAGCCTGCCGGGGCAGAGCTGCTCTGAGCCCACCAGCCCCACCTCAAGTTGCTCTGATGGCATG CCTGAATGTAACAGCCCTATCTGGTCCAGAAAGAGCAGCAGTTTTGACAGCGTCTACTGTCCTGATGTACCAAATG TATATGCCACGGATAAAAGCTCCTTATCCAGCTTGGATTGCTTATCCAGCATAGTGGATCGGATCACCAACTCAGAGCAACCTGGATTGCCTCTCCAGGatccagcctctctctccccagttGCCAGCACCGATTCTCAACCTGCAACTCCAGGGGCCTCTAGTTCCAGGCTCATCTATCATGTGCTATGA
- the MYF6 gene encoding myogenic factor 6, protein MMMDLFETGSYFFYLDGENVTLQPLEVAEGSPLYPGSDGTLSPCQDQMPPEAGSDSSGEEHVLAPPGLQPPHCPGQCLIWACKTCKRKSAPTDRRKAATLRERRRLKKINEAFEALKRRTVANPNQRLPKVEILRSAINYIERLQDLLHRLDQQDKMQELGVDPFSYRPKQENLEGADFLRTCSSQWPSVSDHSRGLVITAKEGGTSIDSSASSSLRCLSSIVDSISSEEHKLPCVEEVVEK, encoded by the exons ATGATGATGGACCTTTTTGAAACTGGCTCCTATTTCTTCTACTTGGACGGGGAAAATGTTACCCTGCAGCCCTTAGAAGTAGCAGAGGGCTCTCCTCTGTATCCAGGGAGTGATGGTACCCTGTCGCCCTGCCAGGACCAAATGCCCCCAGAAGCCGGGAGCGACAGCAGTGGAGAGGAACATGTCCTGGCGCCCCCAGGCCTGCAGCCTCCCCACTGTCCCGGCCAATGTCTGATCTGGGCTTGCAAGACCTGCAAGAGAAAATCTGCCCCAACCGACCGGCGGAAGGCCGCCACCCTGCGCGAGAGGCGGCGGCTCAAGAAAATCAACGAGGCCTTCGAGGCACTGAAGCGACGGACTGTGGCCAACCCCAACCAGAGGCTGCCCAAGGTGGAGATTCTGCGGAGCGCCATTAACTACATCGAGCGGTTGCAGGACCTGCTGCACCGGCTGGATCAGCAGGACAAAATGCAGGAGTTAGGGGTGGACCCCTTCAGCTACAGACCCAAGCAAGAAAAT CTTGAGGGTGCGGATTTCCTGCGCACCTGCAGCTCCCAGTGGCCAAGTGTTTCGGATCATTCCAGGGGGCTCGTGATAACTGCCAAGGAAG GAGGGACAAGCATTGATTCATCGGCCTCGAGTAGCCTTCGATGCCTCTCTTCCATCGTGGACAGCATTTCCTCGGAGGAACACAAACTCCCCTGcgtggaggaggtggtggagaagTAA